GCCGGTTGTCGCGGCGCTGGCGAATCTCTTGGCGCTGGCCAGAATCGCGTCGCAGGCTCCCCGACTCCTGGGACGTCCGGTAGCGCTTTTCGGGTTGGTACTGTCACTTATTCTGGGTGCAGCGGCGCCCAGCTATTATGCGGCGTCAGGCTATCGCACCCGTCACGAAGCCCAGTTTGTCGTTCGTCAGTGGCTGGACGACGTGCGGCATCACAGGCTCGAGGCGGCTGCCGAACTGATGGTAGAGCCTTTCAAACGGCTTCCGGCCGGTGAGGATCCGGTCACGAATTACCGTGACGAACCGCGTGCCATGAGGGCGTTGCGCGAGCTTTCCGAGCGGCCACTGGTCGTGGCTATCGAGGCCATCGGCGCAGAGAGCCAGGTGCGCTACTTGGACACGGTTTTTCACCATACCACGCCGTTCAAGGAGCGGATTTCGTCTTTGTGGGCGGTGACCTACAAAGAAGACGGCAAGTTGAAATCGATTTTGGTCCGCGCCTCCCTCGAGCGCGATAAAAAAGGCCCCACGGGCCGCAACTTTTGGTGGCTTACCAAAGTCGATCTTGTCACGAACCCGCCCGCTTGGTTGAAGCCGTAGTCGGTCGGGATTAGTCCGCGACTACCTCTCGCAGGTGTTTGGGGCTGTTGGCCGAAATTCGATTGGGCTAGAATCTCTCCCCTGCACCGGTTGCCCGCCAAATCGCGAACATCGAGCGTGTCGCAAGACTCGTTGCTGAGGGGAACCGAGTTGCCGGTAGCCACCGTCGTTTGACGCCAAAGTCGTATCAAGGTTCGTTCGAGTCGAGGACAATGCCCATGCAGCGCGTATACAACTTTTCGCCCGGCCCCGCCGTTCTCCCGCTGAGCGTGCTTGAAGAGGTGCAGCGCGACATGCTCGCCCTGCCGGGATTGGGCGTTTCCGTGCTCGAGATTGGCCATCGGACGAAGTGGTTCGAAGGCGTGCTGGACACGACGATCGTCAATCTGCGGAAGTTGCTGTCGCTGCCGGATAATTTTCAGGTCGTCTTCTTGCAGGGGGGATCGCGCCTGCAGTTCTCGATGATTCCCATGAACCTGCTGAGTGCCGGCAAGGCGGCCGATTACGTCGTTACGGGCACCTGGGGCCAGACTGCCGAAAAGGAAGCACGCCGCGAAGGAGAGGTGCGGATCGCCTATAACGCCAAGGAAACCAATTTCGATCGGCTCCCCAAGGCCAGCGATCTGAAATTGAATCCCGACGCCGCTTTCGTTCACATTACGTCCAACGAGACAATTCAGGGTGTGCAGTTTCTCGACGAGCCATCGGTGGGACGTGTGCCACTGGTGTGCGATGCTTCGAGCGATTTTCTCTGCCGGCCGCTGCCGATGGAGCGTTATGGTTTGCTCTACGCGTGTGCGCAGAAGAATGCCGGGCCTGCGGGCGTCACGATCGCGATTCTGCGGGATGACGTGCTGGCCAGTTGCACCGAGAATGTGCCGACGATGCTTAGCTTCCGGCAGCTCGTCGAGCAGAACTCCCTGTTGAACACGCCGCCGGTGTTTGCCATTTACGTTGTGATGCTCGTCACGCGCTGGCTGCTGGACGAGATCGGCGGACTGGACAAAATGCGGGCCTTGAACGAGCGAAAGGCAAAGTTGCTTTACGACGTCATCGACGAGAGCGCCGGCTTCTATCAAGGGCACGCACAGCCGGACTGTCGATCGCTGATGAACGTCACCTACCGACTGCCCGATGAAACGACCGAGTCAGCCTTCCTGAAACAGGCCGAAGCGAAGGGACTGCACTATCTGAAGGGACATCGTTCGGTCGGCGGCATTCGGGCAAGCATCTACAACGCCATGCCCCTGCCGGGCGTTGAGCTGTTGGCGCAGTTTATGCGCGAATTCCGCAAGCAGCACTAATCCGCGATGCTCGGAAAACGTGGGCCTATTGGCGGACGGATCGCTGCTTTGCCGGTAATCCGCATTCAACGCTGCGGCGGTTCGCTGGCCAGGATTACGAGCGCTTCGCGCACGCGGGCGATTTGCTCGGCGTCGACCTTCAGGTAGCGATGCTTGCCGGTGGCCGCGGGAGCAAATTGCGTCACATTCTTCTCATCGACAGTGATCGTGCCCGGCTCGGAAATCGCGAAATACCCACGATCCGCACGCACTGCGTACAGGACGCTCGTCAGGTCCCAAGTCTCGCGGTCGTACGGCATTTTCTGATAAAGCACGTACGCCTCGGGCAGCGGATGATGCGGCACATAGGCGAAATCTCGCTCGATGCTCACGGCCGGATATTTGATCGCCAGGCCGATTTCAAAGCCGCTGGCTACGATGTCAGTCGGCCAATTCGCGTACACCTGCCGAGCCGCGGGAACGTCGATGAAGACGTTGTACTCAGGCCCCGGCTTAGGGCCGAAGTTTCCGGCCATGATCGACAATAACCGGCATTTCTTGGCGACGAGGTCTTTGCCCGA
This portion of the Pirellulales bacterium genome encodes:
- the serC gene encoding 3-phosphoserine/phosphohydroxythreonine transaminase, translating into MQRVYNFSPGPAVLPLSVLEEVQRDMLALPGLGVSVLEIGHRTKWFEGVLDTTIVNLRKLLSLPDNFQVVFLQGGSRLQFSMIPMNLLSAGKAADYVVTGTWGQTAEKEARREGEVRIAYNAKETNFDRLPKASDLKLNPDAAFVHITSNETIQGVQFLDEPSVGRVPLVCDASSDFLCRPLPMERYGLLYACAQKNAGPAGVTIAILRDDVLASCTENVPTMLSFRQLVEQNSLLNTPPVFAIYVVMLVTRWLLDEIGGLDKMRALNERKAKLLYDVIDESAGFYQGHAQPDCRSLMNVTYRLPDETTESAFLKQAEAKGLHYLKGHRSVGGIRASIYNAMPLPGVELLAQFMREFRKQH